Proteins encoded within one genomic window of Pseudomonadota bacterium:
- a CDS encoding PRTRC system protein E → MLDFVKISGIIPSEGTLSLTMSKIKDGRIVVSYAPKFKDKNHEEFSPITLAGTPEELNAEFSAAIADIAKQQEKLYGLLKVSAVVSKKKASITKAVAAEEQKVAKSGSADIKADVKTDTVKPTQFDLFSAPPVKQTPDTPLETKPVPVKEKEEEIEEDIL, encoded by the coding sequence ATGTTAGATTTCGTAAAAATCAGCGGGATTATTCCGTCTGAAGGAACACTCTCGCTCACAATGTCAAAGATCAAAGACGGACGCATCGTTGTCAGCTATGCGCCGAAATTCAAAGACAAAAATCACGAGGAATTTTCCCCGATTACACTGGCAGGCACGCCGGAAGAACTTAATGCAGAGTTTTCCGCTGCAATCGCTGATATTGCCAAACAGCAGGAAAAGCTGTACGGGCTTCTGAAGGTCAGCGCGGTGGTCTCGAAGAAAAAGGCAAGCATTACCAAAGCCGTTGCTGCCGAGGAACAGAAGGTTGCCAAGTCAGGCAGCGCTGACATTAAAGCTGATGTGAAAACGGATACAGTAAAACCCACTCAGTTCGACCTGTTCTCAGCGCCCCCCGTTAAACAGACTCCAGATACACCGTTGGAGACGAAACCGGTACCGGTCAAAGAGAAAGAAGAAGAAATTGAGGAGGACATTCTATGA
- a CDS encoding PRTRC system protein C, with product MSIETLQRIFSYNNLRLEDPDPSMTPEKVKEFYAGIYPELTQSIIEEPQVSENAVTYKFAKTYGTKGAETLEDTDDDTPASFSDMETFCNIMFTHDIRYEAFPSEVLEAI from the coding sequence ATGAGTATAGAAACATTGCAAAGAATATTCTCATACAACAACCTCAGGCTCGAAGACCCTGATCCCTCGATGACACCAGAAAAGGTCAAAGAGTTTTATGCGGGTATCTATCCGGAACTCACTCAATCCATTATCGAAGAACCGCAGGTCAGCGAGAATGCAGTCACATATAAGTTTGCAAAAACCTATGGCACAAAAGGGGCGGAAACGTTGGAAGATACCGATGACGATACCCCGGCTTCATTTTCTGATATGGAGACGTTCTGCAATATCATGTTCACACATGATATCAGATATGAGGCATTTCCTTCCGAGGTACTGGAGGCGATATGA
- a CDS encoding PRTRC system protein B — translation MAITHRCSFEKEPQGISRREYNYICKQALLIYKCADDNDDLPQYVITQHPMDEHGIIRSGSPLTRGTIRNIYRGLASGHDTKPCYLPPEIIAYVSGLFVMWWRPGDVRYLLFANNTGIKSGYSPVPPALFLANDQGLMVWALEENKRPLPETRLHHYPLFNIHSNGSCCMGNIRVPDKMNIEVTKEYEQLFFGGVCNNDLPPTLDKITGKDLWNMLIRKKMKHFPMEYLADTKNTIENILNGGHI, via the coding sequence ATGGCAATCACACATCGTTGCAGTTTCGAGAAGGAGCCTCAGGGAATAAGCAGGCGTGAATACAACTATATCTGTAAGCAGGCGCTTTTGATATACAAGTGTGCAGATGATAATGACGATTTGCCGCAATATGTTATCACGCAGCACCCTATGGACGAACACGGAATTATTCGCAGCGGGTCTCCCCTGACAAGAGGAACTATCAGAAACATTTACAGAGGTCTTGCGTCCGGGCATGATACGAAACCGTGTTATTTGCCCCCGGAAATCATCGCATATGTATCCGGCCTTTTTGTCATGTGGTGGCGTCCCGGCGATGTGCGATACCTGTTGTTTGCGAATAACACAGGCATAAAAAGCGGGTATTCGCCCGTACCGCCTGCGCTGTTTCTTGCGAACGATCAGGGTCTGATGGTGTGGGCGCTGGAGGAAAATAAAAGACCTTTACCCGAGACAAGGCTGCATCATTACCCGCTATTTAATATTCATAGCAATGGAAGCTGCTGTATGGGGAATATCAGAGTGCCCGACAAAATGAACATCGAGGTGACAAAAGAATATGAACAACTATTCTTCGGTGGTGTGTGCAACAACGATCTACCGCCAACGCTGGATAAAATTACCGGAAAAGATTTATGGAACATGCTCATTCGTAAAAAAATGAAGCATTTCCCCATGGAGTATCTTGCAGATACAAAGAATACCATCGAAAACATATTGAACGGAGGACATATATGA
- a CDS encoding PRTRC system protein A, with translation MNRLDAIIQGTFPTVMVPAHQELEPLKEGMTRLLMAKNGLYLETNPPWGHLTEQLWDSSRELPYGVVEERDTFKEVIANTDVLEIIRDEILPVAVDYALRRKEWAGWIIRQNGNYSFMPLNIDASRESVRYNADSLDEGACVVVDIHSHGRIKPYFSETDDLDDAGGVKICIVMGNFREVYSHSPFDPQIRYAVQGFFIKREWL, from the coding sequence ATGAATAGACTCGATGCAATTATACAAGGTACGTTTCCGACCGTGATGGTTCCGGCACACCAGGAACTCGAACCCTTGAAAGAAGGAATGACGCGCCTGCTGATGGCAAAAAACGGTCTTTATTTAGAAACAAACCCCCCGTGGGGGCATCTGACAGAACAACTGTGGGACTCTTCAAGAGAACTCCCTTACGGAGTAGTTGAAGAAAGGGATACGTTTAAAGAAGTGATTGCGAACACCGATGTGCTGGAGATAATCCGTGACGAAATCTTGCCTGTCGCAGTAGACTATGCTCTCCGCAGAAAAGAATGGGCGGGCTGGATAATCCGGCAAAACGGTAACTACAGCTTTATGCCGCTCAACATAGACGCTTCAAGGGAAAGTGTCCGCTATAATGCGGATTCCCTTGATGAAGGAGCCTGTGTCGTGGTCGATATTCATTCCCACGGGCGTATAAAGCCTTACTTCTCTGAAACAGACGACCTTGATGATGCTGGCGGAGTAAAAATATGCATCGTTATGGGGAATTTTAGAGAAGTATATTCCCATTCTCCCTTCGACCCGCAGATACGGTACGCTGTACAAGGATTTTTCATCAAAAGGGAGTGGTTATGA
- a CDS encoding PRTRC system ThiF family protein — MMHYLKKDIVIADQFSPVKILLAGVGGTGSHILTGLARMNQALKALGHPGLYILAIDGDNVSEANVGRQLFSKADIGRNKATVLVTRLNAFFGTDWMSYPYEITKEFSNGDGSPQIIITAVDSLKSRILFYRSAKNLTAHYWMDTGNTADTGQVIFGSVNPVEQPDKPGVTPYLPNAVDLYGNNLSVGEEDSQGPSCSMAEALNRQDLFINQMVATCALHILWQGFRYGYLTQHGAFINMQSMTTRPLPVDPETWNRMGWKGIKEKKKKSKSAK; from the coding sequence ATGATGCACTACCTCAAAAAAGATATTGTCATTGCGGATCAATTTTCTCCCGTAAAAATACTGCTGGCAGGGGTAGGTGGCACAGGCAGTCACATATTAACAGGGCTTGCCCGTATGAACCAGGCTTTAAAAGCGCTCGGACATCCCGGCTTGTATATATTAGCAATAGACGGAGACAACGTATCTGAAGCCAATGTCGGTAGACAATTATTCTCGAAGGCTGACATAGGCAGAAACAAGGCAACTGTTCTTGTCACACGCCTGAACGCTTTTTTCGGGACAGACTGGATGTCCTACCCATACGAGATCACGAAAGAATTCTCAAATGGAGATGGTTCGCCTCAAATCATTATCACTGCTGTCGATAGCCTCAAATCCCGCATTCTCTTTTATAGGTCCGCAAAAAACCTCACTGCACACTACTGGATGGATACCGGGAACACGGCGGATACGGGGCAGGTTATATTCGGATCGGTTAATCCTGTGGAACAACCCGATAAACCAGGAGTAACACCGTATCTTCCGAACGCTGTAGACCTCTACGGCAATAATCTCTCAGTCGGGGAGGAAGACAGTCAGGGTCCAAGCTGCTCTATGGCGGAAGCCCTAAACAGGCAGGATCTCTTTATCAATCAAATGGTTGCAACCTGCGCACTTCATATTCTGTGGCAGGGATTCAGGTACGGCTATCTCACGCAGCATGGCGCATTCATCAATATGCAGTCGATGACGACGCGACCGCTTCCCGTAGACCCTGAAACATGGAATAGAATGGGGTGGAAGGGAATCAAGGAAAAGAAGAAAAAATCTAAGTCGGCAAAATAA
- the recQ gene encoding DNA helicase RecQ, with amino-acid sequence METASSASPHHILRSYFGYDAFRGNQEDVIRHLLSGKDAFVLMPTGSGKSLCYQIPAIILPGVCVVISPLIALMQDQVDGISELGIKAGFLNSTLSPGEAYRVEKKVIAGELDLLYVAPERMMTENFMRLLKRIKISLFAVDEAHCVSQWGHDFRPEYLKLNILPEEFPHVPRVALTATADEITRKEIIEKLHLENASHFVSSFDRPNIYYRIDVKQNEKVQLVNFIQDEHPGDSGIIYCMTRKKVEAIASFLSEKGFTALPYHAGLEQELRLQNQRRFLQNEGMIMVATIAFGMGIDKPDVRFVAHLNLPKTLESYYQETGRAGRDGEKADAWMIYSLADTIILRQILESSDGNEQFKWIQRRKMEAMLGYCETTKCRRQVLLGYFGEKLSEACGKCDVCEGRVETIDGTLIARKALTCAYKTGQMFGAAYLTDVLLGKESARIQGFGHDKLPAFGAGKELSETEWKSVFRQLVAAGLLRVDIDGKGGFRLTSKCNSIFKNEQKVELRKDPVPAYLTKKAKPVKAKSETSNERNKVKTIAYPFQNEIWNALRSLRHEIAEKKRLPAYAIFHDSTLKALCEHLPGSLEEMRSIPGVGEKRLEMYGEQILKIIKQIKGKNINNSESLKKSSNSTDNPSTDTEPTEEADHSAAKNEKEMKKEEILQLISHSKLTSNEIAEKVGVSMQTVWAYKGHINMGTYENKAITDEENTSGSDETIDNPMGSVSQQTGNPQQITIAEAVEIVNNLPLVIQNDENTDSLISETRASYRRAFEPWSKKEDDLLIELYRSVEATKALAEILCRQPTAIESRIFRLQQSAIKQPGNA; translated from the coding sequence ATGGAAACAGCTTCCTCGGCTTCCCCTCATCACATATTGCGCTCATACTTTGGTTATGATGCGTTTAGAGGCAATCAAGAAGATGTTATTCGACACCTTCTGTCTGGAAAAGATGCATTCGTTCTCATGCCCACAGGAAGCGGTAAATCGTTATGTTATCAGATCCCTGCCATTATTCTTCCGGGAGTATGTGTAGTCATTTCCCCTCTTATTGCCCTTATGCAGGACCAGGTGGACGGGATCAGTGAACTTGGAATTAAAGCAGGATTTCTTAATTCTACCTTAAGTCCAGGTGAAGCATACAGAGTTGAGAAAAAAGTAATCGCCGGTGAACTGGATTTACTTTATGTAGCGCCAGAAAGGATGATGACAGAAAACTTCATGAGGCTGCTTAAAAGGATAAAAATAAGCCTGTTTGCAGTAGATGAAGCACATTGCGTCTCTCAATGGGGCCATGATTTCAGGCCAGAGTATTTAAAACTCAACATCCTTCCGGAAGAGTTTCCTCATGTGCCGCGTGTTGCCCTCACTGCTACCGCTGACGAGATTACGAGAAAAGAAATAATAGAAAAGCTGCACCTTGAAAACGCCAGTCATTTTGTATCAAGCTTTGACCGTCCAAACATATATTACAGGATAGATGTGAAACAGAACGAAAAAGTCCAGCTTGTAAATTTTATCCAGGATGAACACCCTGGTGATTCGGGAATTATTTATTGCATGACGAGAAAAAAGGTTGAAGCTATTGCAAGCTTCCTCTCTGAAAAAGGTTTTACTGCTCTTCCTTATCACGCAGGCCTTGAACAAGAGCTGCGGCTTCAAAATCAGAGGAGGTTCCTCCAGAACGAAGGCATGATTATGGTTGCAACTATAGCATTCGGGATGGGCATCGACAAGCCGGATGTTAGATTTGTAGCCCATTTAAATCTGCCAAAAACGCTTGAGAGCTATTACCAGGAAACCGGACGTGCAGGACGTGACGGTGAAAAAGCTGATGCATGGATGATATATAGCCTTGCCGATACAATTATTCTACGGCAGATATTGGAATCTTCTGACGGGAACGAACAATTCAAATGGATTCAGAGACGCAAGATGGAAGCCATGCTGGGATATTGCGAAACAACAAAATGCCGCAGACAGGTCCTGCTGGGATATTTCGGGGAAAAACTTTCCGAAGCATGCGGAAAATGTGATGTGTGCGAAGGGAGAGTGGAAACCATAGACGGAACACTGATTGCCCGGAAAGCCCTCACATGTGCATACAAGACAGGGCAGATGTTTGGAGCTGCGTATTTGACCGATGTATTGCTTGGAAAAGAATCAGCGAGAATCCAAGGTTTCGGTCACGATAAACTGCCTGCTTTCGGTGCTGGAAAAGAACTTTCTGAAACAGAGTGGAAGTCTGTATTCAGGCAGCTCGTTGCTGCAGGCCTGTTAAGGGTGGACATTGATGGTAAGGGTGGTTTTAGATTGACCTCAAAGTGTAACTCTATATTCAAAAATGAACAGAAGGTCGAGTTACGGAAAGACCCTGTTCCTGCTTATCTTACAAAAAAAGCTAAACCTGTAAAAGCCAAATCTGAAACATCTAACGAAAGGAATAAAGTCAAAACCATTGCCTACCCCTTTCAAAACGAAATCTGGAATGCGCTTCGTTCACTAAGACACGAAATCGCAGAAAAGAAAAGGCTGCCGGCATATGCTATCTTCCATGACAGCACACTGAAAGCACTCTGTGAACATCTCCCGGGTTCGTTGGAAGAAATGCGGAGCATTCCGGGAGTAGGTGAAAAAAGGCTTGAGATGTATGGCGAACAGATTCTGAAAATTATCAAACAGATTAAAGGGAAAAATATTAATAATTCTGAATCTCTGAAAAAATCATCCAATTCTACAGATAATCCATCTACAGATACAGAACCCACAGAAGAAGCAGACCATAGTGCTGCCAAAAACGAAAAAGAGATGAAAAAAGAGGAAATACTTCAGCTCATTAGTCACAGTAAACTTACCTCGAATGAAATAGCTGAAAAAGTTGGTGTCTCAATGCAGACCGTATGGGCATACAAGGGCCATATAAACATGGGTACTTACGAAAATAAAGCAATAACAGACGAAGAAAACACCTCCGGGTCAGATGAAACGATTGACAACCCCATGGGCTCTGTAAGTCAACAAACCGGGAATCCACAACAAATAACCATAGCGGAAGCTGTTGAGATTGTAAATAATCTTCCGTTGGTCATACAGAATGATGAAAATACGGATAGTCTAATCTCGGAAACCAGAGCAAGCTATAGAAGGGCTTTTGAACCGTGGAGTAAAAAAGAGGATGATCTTCTCATAGAACTGTATCGCAGCGTTGAAGCAACCAAGGCTCTGGCTGAGATTTTATGCAGACAACCAACTGCCATAGAATCCCGTATCTTCAGGCTGCAACAAAGTGCTATCAAGCAACCCGGTAATGCTTAA
- a CDS encoding tyrosine-type recombinase/integrase, translated as MEHVNAIPKQADSSKEGVRERTTLDHIIERLASMELPGKEYLEQYMHYKWRVNHKPKTMKGSFTSIVLFLTFYGASGKSDITRLERSDLEAFIEHEQDRGMYISTVKVRMASVIAFVHFLMEQDILSSLLLKKTIRLKLPETLPRAMNPGDVKRLIGSIDVVRDRALILLLLRTGIRIGEALSLTMNDIDLAEKKIHVLEGEKNSMGRVVYLSGDAVFALKRWLAVQNKENAYIFSGRGNSPICYSTARSRFFVYLRKAGLEHKGYTVHCLRHTFASELLNAGMRLEVLQQLLGHRDIEVTRHYARLTDRTREEEYFRAMAIIEKGGIHGDY; from the coding sequence ATGGAACATGTAAATGCAATACCTAAACAGGCAGACAGCAGCAAAGAAGGAGTACGTGAGCGGACCACGCTCGACCATATCATCGAAAGACTTGCCTCTATGGAGCTTCCCGGCAAGGAGTACCTTGAGCAGTACATGCATTACAAATGGCGGGTAAACCACAAGCCCAAAACTATGAAAGGCTCTTTCACTTCGATTGTGCTTTTTCTAACGTTTTATGGGGCATCGGGCAAAAGCGACATTACCCGCCTTGAACGTTCTGATCTTGAGGCCTTTATCGAGCACGAGCAGGATCGCGGCATGTACATCTCGACGGTAAAAGTGCGCATGGCCTCCGTAATCGCTTTCGTCCACTTCCTCATGGAACAGGACATCCTCTCCTCATTGCTCCTTAAGAAAACAATCAGATTAAAACTTCCCGAGACCCTCCCCCGGGCAATGAACCCGGGTGATGTAAAAAGACTCATCGGGTCGATCGACGTCGTGAGGGATCGCGCGCTTATCCTTCTCCTTTTGCGGACAGGAATACGTATCGGCGAGGCCTTAAGCCTCACCATGAACGACATCGACCTCGCAGAGAAGAAGATCCATGTGCTGGAGGGGGAGAAAAACAGCATGGGCCGAGTGGTCTATCTCTCGGGAGATGCCGTCTTCGCGTTGAAGCGGTGGCTGGCTGTACAGAATAAGGAAAACGCTTACATCTTCTCCGGACGGGGCAATTCCCCCATCTGCTACAGCACCGCCAGAAGCCGCTTCTTTGTCTACCTCAGGAAAGCCGGACTTGAACATAAAGGCTATACGGTTCACTGCCTTCGTCACACCTTTGCAAGCGAGCTCCTCAATGCCGGCATGCGTCTCGAAGTCTTACAGCAACTCTTAGGCCATCGGGATATTGAGGTCACCCGGCATTATGCGAGGCTTACCGACAGAACCAGGGAAGAAGAATACTTCCGTGCCATGGCGATCATCGAAAAAGGAGGGATCCATGGAGATTACTGA
- a CDS encoding tyrosine-type recombinase/integrase, translating into MEITERYGRSLKRKNCAPYTIKNYMNRIAHFTRWLRIPLFEVTRREIGLYVDRLLRKHCSPKTIACHLQTLHLFFAYLIEEEKIAMDNPVRKVSIRLPKPLPRCLKDKDAERFFAVITDPRDKAMFMLMLRSGLRVEEVAGLTVDAIDYRRRQLFVVRGKGAKDRVVYLSDDAISALGVYLAKRPSKAKKLFLVQKGLHKGTPISVRGIQRRMERYAQKSGVTVSCHALRHTFATQLLNADADLATIQDLLGHAHITTTQRYCRVANLKVERDYHKAMEVVLQRTQKMEDGHNRPHWSNPVRKMCIPLSSPEDEERSFKWQKVKMN; encoded by the coding sequence ATGGAGATTACTGAGAGATACGGCAGGTCGCTTAAGAGAAAAAACTGTGCCCCGTACACAATAAAGAACTACATGAACAGGATAGCTCATTTTACCCGTTGGCTTCGTATTCCCCTCTTTGAGGTAACCCGCCGGGAGATAGGGTTGTATGTGGACCGCCTCCTGAGGAAACACTGCTCGCCGAAGACGATCGCCTGCCATTTGCAGACCCTGCATCTGTTCTTCGCCTACCTCATCGAGGAAGAAAAAATAGCGATGGACAACCCTGTTCGAAAGGTCTCTATCCGTCTGCCTAAACCTTTGCCCCGGTGCCTGAAGGACAAAGATGCAGAGAGGTTTTTTGCCGTTATCACCGATCCGAGGGACAAAGCCATGTTCATGCTCATGCTCCGCTCGGGTCTGAGGGTCGAAGAGGTTGCCGGCCTCACAGTCGATGCAATAGACTACCGGAGACGGCAGTTGTTTGTAGTAAGGGGAAAAGGCGCCAAGGACAGGGTGGTCTATCTCAGCGACGATGCTATATCCGCCCTTGGCGTCTATCTGGCAAAACGGCCGTCGAAGGCAAAGAAGCTCTTCCTCGTTCAGAAAGGGCTGCATAAAGGAACACCGATCTCCGTCCGGGGGATCCAAAGAAGGATGGAACGCTATGCACAAAAGAGCGGGGTCACTGTATCATGCCACGCACTGAGGCACACATTCGCAACCCAGCTTCTGAACGCAGACGCCGACCTCGCCACGATCCAGGACCTTTTAGGCCATGCGCACATTACAACGACCCAGCGGTACTGCCGGGTGGCCAACCTCAAGGTCGAACGGGACTATCACAAGGCCATGGAAGTGGTCCTGCAAAGAACCCAAAAGATGGAGGACGGGCACAACCGTCCTCACTGGTCAAACCCGGTCAGGAAAATGTGCATCCCCCTTAGTTCGCCGGAAGATGAAGAAAGGAGCTTTAAATGGCAAAAAGTAAAGATGAACTGA
- a CDS encoding cytoplasmic protein, which yields MAKSKDELNNMVDEITIDAYNDDEQLSAFGQAFEDDLSLPAEAFVVGEPVTVMAIGYEGNERQGLTATCRRDGSIYMVAAHSLIFPDNSKAGDYIAAYRTWLGIEPYLHVKKRPTDDLDMSRAAELIVLSVRTNAISCRIPGKDRSLTLRPSGYREIAPGEIITVSPRKKWQYKGHLYLAGEIIASRTDIPTLGLAPLTLHEIGVWDPGEHYWGEPPLELWARPVIKRGIRPEYEMEQVLPGEDPDNPDTDPILDAVDLEQSGDHKNARRILMDMLASDLRCLDAHAHLGNFAFPRNPDMAVRHYDMGIKIGEFSLGSNFDGLLPWGCIHNRPFLRCLHGYGLCLWRFGRLRDAEKIFTRMLWLNPTDNQGARFNLSEVKGGKTWHE from the coding sequence ATGGCAAAAAGTAAAGATGAACTGAATAACATGGTCGATGAGATCACCATCGATGCGTACAACGACGACGAACAACTCAGCGCCTTCGGGCAAGCCTTTGAGGACGACCTCTCCCTGCCCGCGGAGGCCTTTGTGGTAGGAGAGCCTGTGACAGTGATGGCAATCGGATACGAGGGGAACGAGCGTCAGGGGCTCACCGCTACATGCCGGCGGGACGGATCCATATATATGGTTGCGGCCCACAGCCTCATCTTCCCTGACAACTCAAAAGCGGGCGATTATATAGCGGCCTACCGCACATGGCTCGGCATCGAGCCTTACCTGCATGTCAAGAAACGACCAACAGACGACCTCGACATGAGCAGGGCCGCCGAACTCATCGTCCTTTCGGTTAGAACAAACGCCATCTCATGCCGTATCCCCGGAAAGGACCGTAGCCTTACCCTTCGTCCCTCCGGATACCGGGAGATCGCGCCGGGCGAGATCATTACCGTATCTCCACGGAAGAAGTGGCAATATAAAGGCCATCTGTACCTTGCCGGCGAGATCATCGCATCTCGCACCGATATACCAACTCTGGGGCTTGCGCCTTTAACGCTCCATGAAATTGGAGTGTGGGACCCCGGAGAACACTATTGGGGAGAGCCTCCATTGGAGTTATGGGCCAGGCCCGTAATCAAGCGGGGCATACGCCCCGAATATGAAATGGAGCAGGTGCTTCCCGGCGAAGACCCCGACAATCCCGACACAGACCCGATCCTTGATGCCGTCGACCTCGAACAGTCAGGTGACCACAAAAATGCCCGCCGCATACTCATGGATATGCTCGCATCGGATCTGCGCTGTCTCGATGCCCATGCACATCTGGGAAATTTTGCGTTCCCCCGGAACCCCGACATGGCAGTCCGCCATTACGATATGGGAATCAAAATAGGAGAGTTCTCCCTCGGTTCAAACTTTGACGGTCTCCTTCCGTGGGGGTGCATACACAACCGGCCCTTCCTCCGCTGCCTCCACGGTTACGGCCTTTGCCTGTGGCGCTTTGGCCGGTTGAGGGATGCGGAAAAAATATTCACCCGCATGCTCTGGCTCAATCCGACGGACAACCAGGGTGCACGTTTTAACCTGTCCGAGGTAAAAGGAGGAAAGACCTGGCATGAATAA
- a CDS encoding ABC transporter permease, translating to MSFKRLTIAFSVGVFCVYAGLILCLFYFYKGSLFTETLFSERVLFSVRLSLITATVATAISVFVALPSAYALSRFTFFGRQIIDTLLELPMIVSPVALGAMILISFNTPAGQFVQERGVQFVFTVYGILLAQFVTTVGVAIRLIKAAMDEIPRVYEETARTLGATPSDVFFSVVLPLSKRGIIASSVLTWAKAVGEFGATITVAGSMSMKTETLPVAIFMRLSGADIEGTAVLVLILITIGLGVLYGVRLLSGKKSYA from the coding sequence GTGAGCTTTAAGCGGCTTACTATCGCGTTCAGTGTAGGGGTTTTCTGCGTCTATGCAGGACTTATCCTTTGCCTTTTTTACTTCTATAAAGGCTCATTGTTTACCGAGACGCTTTTTTCAGAAAGAGTACTGTTTTCCGTTCGATTGAGTCTCATCACTGCGACTGTCGCCACGGCCATTTCCGTTTTCGTTGCCCTTCCTTCGGCATACGCCTTGTCGAGGTTCACCTTTTTCGGCAGACAGATTATAGACACCCTTCTCGAACTTCCTATGATCGTTTCCCCGGTAGCGCTGGGCGCGATGATTCTCATTTCTTTCAACACTCCTGCAGGACAATTTGTACAGGAGCGGGGGGTACAGTTTGTTTTCACGGTATACGGGATACTTCTCGCTCAGTTCGTTACCACGGTAGGGGTAGCCATTCGGCTCATCAAGGCAGCCATGGATGAAATTCCCCGAGTCTACGAAGAAACAGCAAGAACCCTTGGAGCCACACCCTCCGACGTTTTTTTCAGTGTTGTTCTGCCGTTGAGCAAACGGGGCATTATTGCCTCCTCTGTTCTCACCTGGGCAAAGGCTGTAGGGGAGTTCGGCGCAACAATCACTGTAGCCGGTTCGATGTCTATGAAGACTGAAACCCTTCCGGTTGCCATATTTATGCGACTTTCCGGAGCGGATATCGAGGGCACTGCGGTTCTTGTTCTGATTTTGATCACCATTGGGCTGGGGGTTCTGTACGGAGTAAGGCTCTTATCGGGTAAAAAATCGTATGCGTAA
- the modA gene encoding molybdate ABC transporter substrate-binding protein produces MMSKQIILFALTMGLLFLFTGTPNSHSEELLVFAGAASKPPTEEAAKVFEKKTGVKVNVTFGGSGFVLSQMTLAKKGDIYFPGSSDYMEIAKKKGLVFPETERYVVYLVPAINVQKGNPKVIKSLRDLTKPSIRVAIANPDGVCVGLYAVEIIEKNFTLEEKAAFRKNLVNYTESCEKTATAISLKTADAVIGWEVFQYWDPARIETIALKKHEIVRIGYIPIGISKFTSNRPLAQKFIDFILSDEGKALFKKYHYFMSPEEAITWIGEKKPVGGEYVVPAQWVGK; encoded by the coding sequence ATGATGTCCAAACAAATCATTCTGTTTGCCCTTACGATGGGTCTGCTCTTCCTCTTCACCGGAACGCCCAATTCGCACAGCGAAGAACTTCTTGTGTTTGCCGGTGCTGCAAGCAAGCCACCAACCGAAGAAGCAGCCAAGGTTTTTGAGAAAAAAACAGGAGTCAAAGTTAATGTGACCTTCGGTGGATCGGGTTTTGTTCTTTCTCAGATGACCCTCGCGAAGAAAGGGGACATCTATTTCCCAGGTTCATCTGATTATATGGAAATAGCCAAAAAGAAGGGGCTGGTGTTCCCGGAGACGGAACGTTATGTAGTGTACCTTGTTCCCGCGATTAACGTGCAGAAGGGTAACCCGAAAGTGATTAAATCACTACGAGATCTTACAAAGCCTTCTATTCGAGTTGCCATAGCCAACCCCGACGGTGTCTGTGTCGGACTTTACGCGGTAGAAATTATAGAAAAGAATTTTACCTTGGAAGAAAAGGCCGCGTTCAGAAAGAACCTCGTCAATTATACCGAAAGCTGTGAGAAAACAGCAACGGCCATCTCCTTAAAGACGGCTGATGCAGTAATAGGGTGGGAAGTGTTTCAGTATTGGGACCCTGCACGTATTGAGACCATTGCCCTTAAGAAACACGAAATAGTCCGTATCGGATATATTCCAATAGGGATTTCAAAATTCACTTCCAATAGGCCCCTTGCCCAAAAATTCATTGATTTCATTCTGTCCGATGAAGGAAAAGCCTTGTTTAAGAAATACCATTACTTTATGAGCCCGGAGGAAGCTATCACCTGGATTGGAGAAAAAAAGCCGGTTGGGGGAGAGTATGTGGTTCCCGCCCAGTGGGTGGGTAAGTGA